Below is a window of Cytobacillus firmus DNA.
GCGCGTTCCCCACATCAATGCTGGTCATTCCCATTGATACGGTTAAAATAGTCCGGTAAACAACTTTTTCGCCGGTCTTGTCATCGGTTTTCTTTTCGGTTTTATCCTCTTTTTTCTCGCTGGACTTTGCGGCAGCAGCAAGCTGTTTGCTCCATTCGTCTTCTGTGTTGATGACGTAGCCTTTAGATGCCAGCAGGTCAATCATTTCTTCATCTGACAGCTTTTCCACTTTCTCTGCTTTATCCGATGGTTTTTCAGTGCTCTTGGCTTCAGAAGGTCCAAATAGATAGACACTTCCCGTCAAAATGGCAGCCGCTAAAAGGCCTGCTGCAAAACTGCGCAAGGAATTTGGTGTCATTGGGCAACCATACTCCTTTCACCCTTGTTCGCTGAATAAGGCAAGAGCATCAGATCAACCTCGTTAGGCGTAAGCTGTTTTTTTAATGCAATGCTTTCATTGGAATATCCGCGTTTATGCATATCCAGTACTTCGCGAAGCAGCAATCTTTCTTCTGATGGCCCGCTCATAGCTCCTGATTGCTTCGCCGTAATCTCTGCGTCCAATTCAATATTTCTGATTTGCTGCTGAAGCTCATGAATTTCATTTTTTAGTGTAAAAGTAACCTGATCAATTTGCTGCTCAATATTTGATTTTGACTGCGCCGTTTTTAAAAACGATAAAATGAGCAGCACGACTGCTGAACCAAATAATATGGCAATTACCCATCCCATCCTAAAATCCTCCCTTATGTAAACACTTTTTTTCTCGGTATCTATTTTTTTACCAAACTAAATTATACCTTTATTGCCGGGGGATTTCGAATGATAACCTCAAAATAACACGATAGTCCTGTTTTTATGCCAGAAAAAGGTGCGGATGGTAAATCTTATTCCTTATAAAAGCCCGGGCCATTCAGGACCGGGCTTCCATTTGTTCAGTTTTCTTTCTGCAGCTGTGCGCGTTTGGCGGCATGCAGAATGTCTTCGATGGGAGAG
It encodes the following:
- a CDS encoding endolytic transglycosylase MltG, which codes for MTPNSLRSFAAGLLAAAILTGSVYLFGPSEAKSTEKPSDKAEKVEKLSDEEMIDLLASKGYVINTEDEWSKQLAAAAKSSEKKEDKTEKKTDDKTGEKVVYRTILTVSMGMTSIDVGNALEKAHIIESGIQFYKDVEKRGLENDLRPGTFEIESGMTTDEIISVIFK